Part of the Ignavibacterium album JCM 16511 genome, GAACCAGACGTAATCTTAGGACTTTGCTGTCCTCCGCTAACTGTACAAACTGGATTATTCTCATATGGGTTTTGTGACCATTGTGAAAAATTATTTACTGTTGTAATCAGAATTAGAAATGTTATTATTATTATTTTTTTTAGCATAATTTTCTCCGAATAGACTGAATATTTATCTTAATAAAATCATCTTCTTTGTTTCACTAAACGAACCAGCATTAATCTTGTAGAAATAAATTCCTGATGAAAGATTCGAAGCATCAAATTCAACTGCATAAACTCCGGCTGGTTTTTCTTCGTTAACAAGTGTAGCTACTTCATTGCCGAGAATATCGTGAACTTTTAAGGTTACCAGATTCCTCACTCCGTTCGGAATGACATACTTAATTTTTGTAGAAGGATTAAAAGGATTAGGACAGTTTTGTGCTAAGGAAAATTCTTTAGGTAAATCTTTATCCTTATCGACACTACTTAAATTTCCACGATCAAGCAGGAACGCTTCTACTAATTCAGGGTTTGATTGATAACCTGTTCCAACAATATATCTTCCATTAGCAGATATACTTTCAGCTATGATAAGTTTTCCAGTAACAGGGATTAAATTTGAATATAGAGTATTTAGATTCTGCATACCCGAATCCGCTGACCAGATGAAAGCATTTGCCATCCCTGTTTCTGTTCGGCTCCAACCTACAACTATTCCGTTATCTGATACAGACGAAGCACTGCTTTTGTTACCTCCTAATGTACCAAGATCTTGCATACCACCTGAAGCAGTCCAAAGGAAAGCATGATCATTATGATTCGAACCATTAGAATACCCTACTATGAAATCTTGGTTTTCAGAAATATTTGTTGCCATACTGAAGTCACCACCGAGTGTTCCGAGATCATCCATTTGATTGCCCACTTTCTTAAAAGCGTGAAATTCAAAATTGCCCGTTTGTGATATTCCGACAATTATAGGATTAACCCCTCCTGAAATTGCAGTGGCTTGACTTGATTCCCCACCAAGTGTTCCGATATCACTTAAAAATGATCCTGCAAAGTAATAATAAGCCCGATCATTTAAGTTGCTATCCTGATAAAACCCAACAACTATGTTACCATCGGGTGAGATATCGTTCGCATATACATGTTCAAATAATCCCAAAGGATCGATATCAAACATTACTCCGTTTGCGTATATAAATGCGCGGGTTTTAAATAATGAGTCACGTGTCGTTCCAGCAATGTTTGCACCAAAATCTGAGACTCCTGCTGCACCGCTATAATTACCTCCCAAAGTTCCAAGATTAACCATACTACCAGTGAAGTCTTGCCATGCAAATCCAATATACATTCCTCCGCTATCTTGCGTTGTCCCAACTACTGTTGATCCATCAGAGGAAACATCAGAAGCTTCGCTTGTATTTCCACCGAGTGTTCCAAGCCAGGTTAGTGATTGGGCATTCACTTTTATAAAAAAAGGTGTAAGCAATAAAAATGTTATTACAATTAAAGAACTTATTTTCATTTTTCCTCCGATTTATTTTAAAACTGTCATTTTTTTTGTTTCAGTAAAGGAACTTGCTTGCAGTTTGTAGAAATAAATTCCTGAAGAAAGTTGTGAAGCATCAAGCTCAACTTCATAAACTCCGGCTGGCTTTTCTTCGTTAACTAGTGTGGCTACTTCGTTGCCAAGAATATCGTAAACTTTTAACACGGTCTGAGCAAGCTCAGACCCTACATTTGGGATTATGAATCTAATTTTTGTAGAAGGATTAAAAGGATTAGGATAGTTTTGTGCTAAGGAAAATTCTGTTGGAATTTGTTTTTCATTTTCAACATCGGTTACAATGTTTAATCTTGCAAAGTTAGATGTGTTACCCCAAAAATCAGTAGCAGTAACAGCTATTGCATCAAGATTAAGATTAGTTGAGTAAGAAAAATTACCATTGCCATCAGTATTTGTTGTTCCGATTCTAAAATATGCAGAGGCAGGCAGTTCAAATTTATTAGCGCTGTAAATATCTATTATTGCATTAGGCAGTGCGTGCTTGCCTGTGATTACTCCGGAATTAAAACTGAGATTAAATGGCTCTCTAATTCTGTTATTAGCTGAAGTATCAACAAAAAGATTTGTCAGAGTGTTTGAATTTAAAATATTGTGTCTAACAGTAATTCGCTCGGGAGAGTAACCCTGCAAGGGAACAATGTCAACTCCAGCAGATCCGTTACCAACTATTGTGTTACCTGTGTAGTTTCCATTTTCATCCTGTCCGATTTTTACTATTCCTACATTCCCAGCAATTAAAATTCCATCTCCTTGATTAGGAAAAGAACCCTGGGCGCCGTCAGTTCCAATTGAATTACCATGAATAATATGACCATTTGTATATGTTTCATCATCATAACCAAAAATGTTAATTCCTTCATTAGTATTTCCTGATATAATATTATCAACTATTTCTGCACTCATCGTCCCATTTGTAATTGTTATCCCTCTACCATTTGGAACAGCAGCAGTTTTATCAGGATTTAAACCAATGATATTATTCTTAATTATGTTATTAGCTGAATAACTTTCCGGTGGTGCACCACTAATAATGATGCCATAAACTGTATTGCCCGAAATAACATTTCCATCATCCCAATTATCACCCCCAATTAAGTTATTATCTGACCCTGCTATTACTATGCCCTGTCCATTACCAACGTCTGTTCTTCCGTCAAATGTAGTTCCGATAAGATTATGTTGAACTTTATTGTTATTGCCTGTACCAATTTCAACCCCGACTACCGCATTTCCACAAATTAGATTTCCGTTTGCCATATCAGCTTTACCAATTTCATTATTACTTCCGGTAACTAAAATTCCATATTGATTTGGCATTAGCGTCCCATCTTGAGTAATTCCAAAATAGTTATTGAATATTTTATTGTTATCTCCACCAACTGCGAGCCCTATAAAACAATTAACAAATTCATTATAATAAGGGAAATCACCAACAATATTATTTTCACCTCCAAGCTCAACTCCATATATTGTTGAAATGCGAAGTCCTCGAATTTTAGTATTGTTTTGAGCCACTATTGCCGTCATACCGCTCAATTCAATTTGATTAGCTCCATCTATTTCGCAAAAGTCTTCAAGAGTGATTGCATCAATTAAATCAATTGTACCAGAAATACTAAAGTTAAATTTTGCAGATGTGTTCCTATTGTGAGCTTCCTCCATAGCTGCTCTAAGTGTGCATCTTCCCAGCGCGTCTCTGCAGATTCCATCTCTTGATTCATCCTGAGGTGTATTGGGATTGTCGTATGCATAGGAATACTGATCGTCTGCCAGGGAATTAATTGTATAAACTTCCTGCGGTTTAATGAATCCTGTAAAAAGGACTAATAAAACCACCACGATAAAAAGAAATAAATTTTTCATCTTAATCACCTTCAAGGATTATTACTTAATTAAAATCATCTTTTTTGTTTCGCTGAATGAACCAGAGCTCAGTCTATAGAAATAAATTCCAGATGATAGTTGTGAAGCATCAAATTCAACTTCATAAACTCCGGCTGGTTTTTCTTCGTTAACTAGTGTTGTCACTTCATTGCCGAGAATGTCGTAAACTTTTAAGATGGTCAGGGCAAGCCTTGACCCTACATTTGGAATTACAAAAGTAATTTTTGTAGAAGGATTGAATGGGTTTGGATAGTTTTGTTCTAATAAAAATTTATCCGGTGAGGTTATCTCGATATCAACAATGTTTGAATATTCGAATGAACCATCAAAATCAATTTGCTTTAATCTATACTGATATTTACCGCTTGAAATTCTTTTATCAACGAATGTATATCTATTTCGCTCAGTAGTCGTTCCGTTTCCTTTGACGAATCCAATACTAATCCAATTATCGCCTAACTCGTTTTTCTTTTCCCGTCTTTGTATTTGAAACCCGGAATTGTTTAACTCAGTTGCTGTTGTCCATTCAAGAAATACTGAATTGCCATTTACATTTGCATTAAAATTCTTCAGTTCAACCGGTACTCCGGCGTTAATTGTTTTAAGAATGGTGCCTTTTTCACCAACAACATAGTATGTAGCAGTATCAACCACCGTAACTCTGAAAAGAGCATTATCAGTACCACTAATCTGTTCCTGCCAATTAATACCACCATCGGAAGAAATTAGAATTTTACCTTCGTCTCCTACGATAATTGCATATTGTGGAGTTACAAACTTTACACTATTATAATTATAAGCTAATTGAATAGCTGATAAAGAATCCCAGCTAACTCCTCCATTGGTTGTTCTGAGAATCAGATAATTATCGCCAACTGCAAGTCCAAGATTATCATCCCAAAAATCAATTCCTCTTAACCAGGTTGTGGTTCCCGAATTTAAGTTAACCCAATTGAGACCACCATCCGAGGTCTTTAAAATCGTTCCACCACTTCCACAAATAAATCCAGTGTTCTGATCATTAAAATCACAATCAAATAATAAAATAGAATTTGAAATTCCGGAATTGGAAAAATTCCAGCTAATTCCACTATTAGTAGTTTTAATTATTGTTCCCCAACTACCAACAGCAAAACCAATGGTATCACTTACAAACTTTAATCTCCACAGGTCATTTGCATTTAATCCGCTAAAAGAATTCCATGTTTCTCCACCATCTGTAGTCTTATGGATAAAGCCGAAACTACCAACAGCTAAAGCATTATTATTATCAAATATGTGAATATCAGTTATAGAAGGATTTGAAATCAGGTTTACATTTTTCTCGACCCAATTTATTCCGCCATTTGTAGTTTTTAGAATAACGCCCTGCCCTCCTGTCGCCATTCCAAAGGAATTGTTAAGAAAATATGAAGAAAAAAGAAACTGGTCAGTACCGTATGTAACTTTATTCCAGCTATCACCACCATTTGTAGTTTTATAGATAGCTCCACCGGAACCTACAATAATGCCGTTGACAGAATCGAAGAATGTTCCTTTTAACAAATCATTATAAGTATCAAATGAAATATTTGTCCAATTATTACCACCATCTGTGGTTTTTAATAATGTGCCTGAATAACCTGTAGCAAATCCGGTGCTAGAATCCTTGAAAAATAACCCGGTAAATCCCCACTGATTATTATTCATAATGTTTGTCCAATTATTACCACCATCTGTGGTTTTAATTATATGTCCCTGAGTTAAATAACCACCGACAGCATAACCAACTTGATTACTAATAAACTTCACATCTCTTAATGTGATGTTTTGACTTAAATTAACACTAAACCAATTGACACCTCCATTCGTCGTTCGAAACATGCCGAAATCGTGTGGAATAAAAGCATTATTTGAATCGAGAATTAATACTCTATTGTTGTTGTAGTAGAAACTTTGACTACTCCAGCTTAATCCACCATTAGTAGTTTTTAAAACCAGGCCCCAATAACCGACAGCAAAACCAAAATTTTCATTTAAGAAATAAATGTCAGTTAAGGTTGTATCTATTCCGGTATTCTGACTTATCCAGCTATTACCACCATTTGTTGTTTTTACTATTAACCCACTATCACCAACTGCATAACCAACATTAGCATTAACAAAAAATAGAGAGTTAAGATTTTTTGGTCTGAATGGTTGAAGAAATTCCCAATTACTTCCTCCATTGGTAGTTTTGAGTAAAGTTCCATAATTCCCAACTGCAAAACCATTGTTCTGACCTATAAATGCAACTGAATTAAGTTGATTACCTTGAGGTAATGGATTCTGCCAAAACCATGCTGGTGATTGTGCAAAGATTTCAGAAATTAATAATAATGTTATAATAACTAAATAAAATTTTTTCATGTTAAACTCCGTCTTAATGATAATCTGCTGAGAGAGAAATTATTCTCTCCCAGCATTTCTCACAGGATGATCATAAATAATCCAAATAAATTAAAGAACGATTATTTAAGTAGTGTCATTTTTTTCGTAAACACTTTATCACCAACCTGCAAACGATAAATATATATTCCACTTGTAAGCGATGACGCATTGAACTCAGTACTGTAATTTCCAGCTTCAAGAAATTGGCTGACTAATACTGCTAATTCATTACCAAGCAGATCATAAACTTTTAGTGTTTGATGATCTGCCACAGGTGACTGCCAACTAATTCTGGTAGTTGGATTAAATGGATTGGGATAGTTTTGCTCTAAAGCAAACACGGTTGGAATTGGTTTTCCGTTTTCCAATGCAACGGAGTTGGGATTGCCGCATATTGTGCCGCCTCCTTGAATAGTCCCTGAAATGCTATCAGCACATATATCTGCACCTACAGATACAGTTAAACTTGCACCTGTGCCGATAGTAAGCATGCTTTGTGGTAAAATGTTTGCGGCAAATCCCAACAGAGCAATGAATAATATTTTTAATTTCATAATTGTTTGCCTTTCTTATTTCAGATGATAAATAAATTTATTCACCAGTGTAGCTAGAAAATTTAACTTCAGCACTGTTCATCATCTGTTCAAGTTTGGCAAGACGCATTTGCACTTCTTTAAGTGCATCCAGCTCTTTTCTTAATTGCTCATTTTCAGATTTTAAGCTTGCAATTTCTTTATCTTTTTCAATTTTAAGGTCCTGAACCGCTTTTACAACTATGGGGAAAAGATTACCCATCGTTGCTTCAAGTTTCTCGGGATTATCCTTTAATACAAGGTTCAGCCATTCTGCATTGGCTTTTGTCTGAGCTTCATCAAGTTCCTGTGCAATAAAACCGGCAGTTGGAGCTTCATTCATTTTGCTGCCGTCATTAACTCCCGATTCGTACCATTCTCTTTTATCCCAATTAAATTCTCTGGGTTTTACATTCATCAAAAAATCAAGACCAAGTGATAAATCTTTAATATTCTTTTTATCACGGGCATCAGAAAGAGATGAAATTGAAGTAACATTACAACGCAAACTCGTGATTGAATTATTACCAAGCGTTATTTGATTGGTTGAGTTTTGTGACGATGGTTGAGCATTATATCCTATCAGAGTAAGATTCGAACCTGTGGTTACAGTGCTTCCGGCAGAATAGCCAATTGCAGTATTAAAGAAACCGGTTGTATTGCCAGACAGTGCAATGGTACCAAATGCAGAATTGCTATAACCACTTGTATTTTCAAAAAGGGCTGACTGACCAAATGCCGAATTCTCATCACCATTATTTTTCTTTAAGGAACCCATTCCAAAAGCAGAATTAAAGAAACCTGTAGTATTTTGATAAAGTGAAGAACCACCATATGCACAATTGTCGTGACCAGTAGTATTATAATATAAGGCAGCCACTCCTGTTGCAGTATTCCCATAACCTTGTGTATTACTGCGAAGTGATGCGTACCCAAACGCAGAATTATTGTAACCAATTGTATTTGGTTGTAAAGAAAAAGACCCAAAAGCAGAGTTATAATTACCAGTGGTAACTAATGATAGTGATGCATTTCCAACAGCGGTATTTTCAACTCCAGTCGTCAACCCTTGAAGTGTGTTAGTTCCAAATGCAATGTTTCCATTAGAAGAACTGGAAAGAGTAAAATTTCCAGAGTTATATCCCAGGAACACGTTATTGTCACCATAAGTGTGCAAGAACCTAAGGCCTGCTTTTGATATAATCCCTGAGGACTGATTGACAGTATTAGGTAAGTTGATATTACTTATGTTAAGAATTTGATCAGTTTCACTTACACTTAACAAGCTATTGTTATTTGAGTTAAATACAGTGAATGAACCATTGGTCCCAACTTTAGCTTCTACATTTTGAGCAAAAGAAAAAGTTGAAAAGAATACAAACAGAACAAGAGAGATTGTTAGAGATTTCATTAAAGTGCCTCCTTTTTGTAAATAGATTGTTATTTGATGAGAATCATTTTTTTGGTCTGAAGGAAGTTACCCGCCTGCAATTCGTAGAAATAAAATCCTGATGAGAGATTTCCTGCATTGAACTCTACTTCATAAACTCCGGCTGGTTTTTCCTCGTTAACCAGTGTTGTCACTTCGTTGCCAAGAATATCGTAAACTTTTAATACTGTCAGGGCGAGCCCTGACCCTACATTTGGAACGACAAAAGTAATTTTTGTAGAAGGGTTGAATGGATTTGGATAGTTCTGTTCTAACACAAAATCGGTTGGAATTACATTGTTATCATCAACATCTGTGGTTTGATTCATAACAAATTCAACTGTATTCACTGCCTGAAAATTTTCATTCATCCCCCCGAGAATATAAAATTTGTTTTTATAAAGAACATCTTCCATATAAGCTCGTTTTGAGCTTATAGTCTGACCGTATAATGTCCATTGATTTGTTGATACATCATATTTATAAATTTTTAGCAAAGTGCCGTTTGAAAACCCGGTTGAACCACCGACCAAATAAATGTTATTGTCTATTGCTCTTAATGAACCACCTGAAACAAATTCAGGTAAATCCGCTAATTGTGTCCAAGTGTTTGATGTTGGATTGTATTTATAGAATAATGAAAGCGACCATCCGGTAATATAAATTTCATTGTTATAAACAGTGGAAGAAGAAAAGCTTGCAGAATTATTAGCACTTGTCAGATTTACCCAACCATTAGTTGATGGATCATATCTTGCAGCAGAGCCATTGTAGAAAGCATAAACATATCCGTTAAGAAATTCCATCGTGTGACCATAGTTCGAAAATACCAAAGGACCATTTGCAAGTTGTGTCCAGGTTTTGGTGCTCAATCTGTAAAGATAAAATTTCCCAGCTCCGCTTGGCCAACCACCAAAAAGAAAAACGCTGTCACCTTTTATAGCAGATTCGAAGCCCCACACATGATCGAACGGTATTGTGTCATAGTAGCTCCAGGAAGTACCATTATATTTATAAATTCTTTTGTATAATTCGGTACCACTAAAATCATTTGAACCGCCGAAGAAATAGATTGAGTCGCCCCAGACTTCTGCAGCTGCATAAGATGCCGGAGTTGGGAGAGCTGGGATTGTCTGTGAAAAGATTGATATGCTAAGAAAAAAATTAACAAGAGCAATTGTTGTAAGAATCTTTTTCATTTTTTATTCCTCTGTGATTAATAAAAAATTTTCGATGCAAAATTAGATTTTTAACAACGCGACTTCTGTCGTTTGTGTTGCAAATTTTTGTGGAATTGTTGTAAAATGTTTAGAACTAAATTTTTATCGAGCTAATCTTTAAAGAAGAAGAGGTTGCTGATGCAACCTCTTCGAATGAATTGATTTACTTAAGCAGAATTAGTTTTTTGGTCAAAGTGAACTTTTTTGAATTGACAAGATCAATTGCATTGATTTGATAAAGATATACTCCGGAAGATAATCCCGAAGCATTGAATTCAACATTATGATATCCGGCTGGTTTTAATTCATTAACTAATTCAGTTACTTGTTGTCCAAGTATATTGAATACTTTAAGAGTAACTTTACTTTCATTAGGCAATGCGAACCGAATATTCGTAATTGGATTAAACGGATTAGGATAATTCTGCTCTAATGAAAATTCAAGCGGTGTAAAACCCTCATCTTCAATACCGGTAGTAAATCCTGTTGAATCTGCTATTGTAATATCGTCTATAAAATAAGTGTCCCCGTATGGAGTGTATGCTCCAATGCGGAGTATTACATTGTTTTGGCTGAATCCGGAGAGAGAAGCTACAATGTTAACATAATTATTTCCGCTGAATGATTGCTCTTTTACCTTCGTCCAGGTTGAACCAAAATTGTTTGATGCTTCGATAGCTATAAAACCTGTTCCACCATTGGCTTTTTTAGTCCAGAGAGATACATAAGGTTTTGGTGCATTTGCAAGATTCATCGAACCAGCAACTGTTAAGTAAGCATATTGCGAACCACCAGCTGGTTCAAGAGCCCATACTTGAGTTCCGCTGTGAGCATTGGCAATTTTGATATCCCATTGACCATTCAACCAAATAAATTTAGAAACTGAATCAACTTCAACATCATCATTTAATGGTATACCTTGTGTACGTTCATTATTAAATATTTCAACATCATCTATGTGCCAGCCATCCTGATTATTTGATAAATTCGATTGAACAGAGAATCTCAGATAAACTGCATTTGTTGTTCTGAGGTTAACTAAATCAAATACTCTCTGTTCCCAGGTTGATTGAGAATTTCCTGTGAAGCCGGCAAATTTAGTCCAGGTTGCACCGTCTGATGAATATTCTAAAATTCCATAATCACTGCCGGATTGAAAAGAATACTTATGATTGAATCTAAGGGTAGGTCGCGATAAAGCTAAAGTATTCATTTGCAGAGTAATTCTTCTATCTGAATTTGAGCTGTAATTTCCTAATGGACTATCCTCAAGAGCATGTGTTCCACTATGCCCTGGCTCACTTGAATCATCTTGTGTAACGGCCCAAGGAAGATCAGCGGCCCAACCGAAAGTATTTTCAAAAGTTTGAATGAATGGTGCTACCTCACTTACAACATTAAAAGATGTAGATAGGTCTGCTCTGTCAGAACCTTGATTTATGAGCAGTTGGGTATCCTGTTCATAAATCTTAGCATAATACAGTGTATTCATAAATGTGAGATTTGTTAATGTAGTTTCAATTGTAGCTTTATTGAATATATCAAAGACTTTTGTTTCAGTTCTGTTCTGAAGATCTTCAGTAGCATAGTAATCATTTACTGTATTCTGATTTGTTGATATTACAACTCTGTAATGGTCAAAATCATTTGCTGTCGAAATTCCCCATCTTACTTTCATACCATTGTTAGTTGGATTCAGAAGAACTAATGAACGTGGAGTTGGAGCATTATCAATTAATATATCATCAAGATAATACGTATTACCATAAGGAGTATAAAATCCTATTCTCACCATAAAGTTTGCAGTACGAAAGTTAGATAGCGGATATTGAAATCTCTGGTAATTTCCGCTGAATGAATTCTCACCAACTGAAGTCCAGGTATAACCACCATCTCCGGAAGCTTCAACTTTAACATAGCCGGTTCCGGCATCAGCTTTTCGTGCCCAGAATGAAATGTATGGATTTGCTGCTCCAGAAAGATTCATTACACCACCAAGTGTAATATAAGAATAGGTTCCACCGGAAGGTTTTAACGACCACACCTGAGCACCACTGTGTGCATTGGCAAGTTTAAGTTCAAATGCTCCTGCAGTCCATCTATTTATTGTGAATGTATCTGTCTCCACATCATCAAACAGTGGAAATGCAATAGTCTTTGGATTATTCAAAACCTGCACATCATCCAGATGCCAACCATCCTGCTGATTTACGGAGTTTGAAATGACTTTATACCTGAGATAAGCTGTGTTGGAAGTTTGTTTAATAAAACCAATATCATAGGTATCTGATCTCCATTCTCCCCCACTATTGCCTGTATAACCATTTAATGTTACCCAGGTTACATTGTCCGGAGAAACTTCAACTAAACCGTAATCTGAACCTGTTTCAAAAGCATACTTATGATTGAATCGTAAAAGAGGTCTTTGAACACTATTAAGATTAATCATTCCGACAAGTCTTCTATCTGCATTTGCAGGATAATTACCTGAAGGACTATCTTCAAAGGCATGAGTCGGACTATGGCCTGGATCGCCGGCATCATCGGTAGTTACTGCCCACGGAATATCTGCTACCCAGTTGAACGAACCTTCAAATGTTTGGGTAAACGGAGCTACTTCTCCTGTAGCATTAAATGTGGTTGATAAATCAGTTCTTTCGGAACCCTGATTTATAAAATTTTGTGTATCCTCTTCATAAACTTTTGCATAATACAATGTGTTTGTAAATGTAAGATCTGTTAATGTTGTATCAAGTTTAGTCTTGACAAAAATGTCGAATACTCTGGTTTCTTCTCGGTTTTGCGTAACA contains:
- a CDS encoding tail fiber domain-containing protein, which translates into the protein MKSLTISLVLFVFFSTFSFAQNVEAKVGTNGSFTVFNSNNNSLLSVSETDQILNISNINLPNTVNQSSGIISKAGLRFLHTYGDNNVFLGYNSGNFTLSSSSNGNIAFGTNTLQGLTTGVENTAVGNASLSLVTTGNYNSAFGSFSLQPNTIGYNNSAFGYASLRSNTQGYGNTATGVAALYYNTTGHDNCAYGGSSLYQNTTGFFNSAFGMGSLKKNNGDENSAFGQSALFENTSGYSNSAFGTIALSGNTTGFFNTAIGYSAGSTVTTGSNLTLIGYNAQPSSQNSTNQITLGNNSITSLRCNVTSISSLSDARDKKNIKDLSLGLDFLMNVKPREFNWDKREWYESGVNDGSKMNEAPTAGFIAQELDEAQTKANAEWLNLVLKDNPEKLEATMGNLFPIVVKAVQDLKIEKDKEIASLKSENEQLRKELDALKEVQMRLAKLEQMMNSAEVKFSSYTGE
- a CDS encoding T9SS type A sorting domain-containing protein: MKISSLIVITFLLLTPFFIKVNAQSLTWLGTLGGNTSEASDVSSDGSTVVGTTQDSGGMYIGFAWQDFTGSMVNLGTLGGNYSGAAGVSDFGANIAGTTRDSLFKTRAFIYANGVMFDIDPLGLFEHVYANDISPDGNIVVGFYQDSNLNDRAYYYFAGSFLSDIGTLGGESSQATAISGGVNPIIVGISQTGNFEFHAFKKVGNQMDDLGTLGGDFSMATNISENQDFIVGYSNGSNHNDHAFLWTASGGMQDLGTLGGNKSSASSVSDNGIVVGWSRTETGMANAFIWSADSGMQNLNTLYSNLIPVTGKLIIAESISANGRYIVGTGYQSNPELVEAFLLDRGNLSSVDKDKDLPKEFSLAQNCPNPFNPSTKIKYVIPNGVRNLVTLKVHDILGNEVATLVNEEKPAGVYAVEFDASNLSSGIYFYKINAGSFSETKKMILLR
- a CDS encoding T9SS type A sorting domain-containing protein; amino-acid sequence: MKNLFLFIVVVLLVLFTGFIKPQEVYTINSLADDQYSYAYDNPNTPQDESRDGICRDALGRCTLRAAMEEAHNRNTSAKFNFSISGTIDLIDAITLEDFCEIDGANQIELSGMTAIVAQNNTKIRGLRISTIYGVELGGENNIVGDFPYYNEFVNCFIGLAVGGDNNKIFNNYFGITQDGTLMPNQYGILVTGSNNEIGKADMANGNLICGNAVVGVEIGTGNNNKVQHNLIGTTFDGRTDVGNGQGIVIAGSDNNLIGGDNWDDGNVISGNTVYGIIISGAPPESYSANNIIKNNIIGLNPDKTAAVPNGRGITITNGTMSAEIVDNIISGNTNEGINIFGYDDETYTNGHIIHGNSIGTDGAQGSFPNQGDGILIAGNVGIVKIGQDENGNYTGNTIVGNGSAGVDIVPLQGYSPERITVRHNILNSNTLTNLFVDTSANNRIREPFNLSFNSGVITGKHALPNAIIDIYSANKFELPASAYFRIGTTNTDGNGNFSYSTNLNLDAIAVTATDFWGNTSNFARLNIVTDVENEKQIPTEFSLAQNYPNPFNPSTKIRFIIPNVGSELAQTVLKVYDILGNEVATLVNEEKPAGVYEVELDASQLSSGIYFYKLQASSFTETKKMTVLK
- a CDS encoding YCF48-related protein, whose translation is MKKFYLVIITLLLISEIFAQSPAWFWQNPLPQGNQLNSVAFIGQNNGFAVGNYGTLLKTTNGGSNWEFLQPFRPKNLNSLFFVNANVGYAVGDSGLIVKTTNGGNSWISQNTGIDTTLTDIYFLNENFGFAVGYWGLVLKTTNGGLSWSSQSFYYNNNRVLILDSNNAFIPHDFGMFRTTNGGVNWFSVNLSQNITLRDVKFISNQVGYAVGGYLTQGHIIKTTDGGNNWTNIMNNNQWGFTGLFFKDSSTGFATGYSGTLLKTTDGGNNWTNISFDTYNDLLKGTFFDSVNGIIVGSGGAIYKTTNGGDSWNKVTYGTDQFLFSSYFLNNSFGMATGGQGVILKTTNGGINWVEKNVNLISNPSITDIHIFDNNNALAVGSFGFIHKTTDGGETWNSFSGLNANDLWRLKFVSDTIGFAVGSWGTIIKTTNSGISWNFSNSGISNSILLFDCDFNDQNTGFICGSGGTILKTSDGGLNWVNLNSGTTTWLRGIDFWDDNLGLAVGDNYLILRTTNGGVSWDSLSAIQLAYNYNSVKFVTPQYAIIVGDEGKILISSDGGINWQEQISGTDNALFRVTVVDTATYYVVGEKGTILKTINAGVPVELKNFNANVNGNSVFLEWTTATELNNSGFQIQRREKKNELGDNWISIGFVKGNGTTTERNRYTFVDKRISSGKYQYRLKQIDFDGSFEYSNIVDIEITSPDKFLLEQNYPNPFNPSTKITFVIPNVGSRLALTILKVYDILGNEVTTLVNEEKPAGVYEVEFDASQLSSGIYFYRLSSGSFSETKKMILIK
- a CDS encoding T9SS type A sorting domain-containing protein, which gives rise to MKLKILFIALLGFAANILPQSMLTIGTGASLTVSVGADICADSISGTIQGGGTICGNPNSVALENGKPIPTVFALEQNYPNPFNPTTRISWQSPVADHQTLKVYDLLGNELAVLVSQFLEAGNYSTEFNASSLTSGIYIYRLQVGDKVFTKKMTLLK
- a CDS encoding T9SS type A sorting domain-containing protein; translation: MKKILTTIALVNFFLSISIFSQTIPALPTPASYAAAEVWGDSIYFFGGSNDFSGTELYKRIYKYNGTSWSYYDTIPFDHVWGFESAIKGDSVFLFGGWPSGAGKFYLYRLSTKTWTQLANGPLVFSNYGHTMEFLNGYVYAFYNGSAARYDPSTNGWVNLTSANNSASFSSSTVYNNEIYITGWSLSLFYKYNPTSNTWTQLADLPEFVSGGSLRAIDNNIYLVGGSTGFSNGTLLKIYKYDVSTNQWTLYGQTISSKRAYMEDVLYKNKFYILGGMNENFQAVNTVEFVMNQTTDVDDNNVIPTDFVLEQNYPNPFNPSTKITFVVPNVGSGLALTVLKVYDILGNEVTTLVNEEKPAGVYEVEFNAGNLSSGFYFYELQAGNFLQTKKMILIK